The Ktedonobacteraceae bacterium genome contains a region encoding:
- a CDS encoding valine--tRNA ligase, which produces MIEQEKELVASLPKAYEPQEVEGKWYRFWEEGGYFKPRPGTTGKTFVISMPPPNVTGALHLGHAITATIEDILIRYHRMIGDDTLWVPGEDHAGIATQVVVERLLASEGTDRHKVGREAFIERVWQWVHKYKSRIQNQHRRLGASCDWSRERFTLDEGLSRAVREVFVRLYEEGLIYRGERIINWCPHDMSALSDLEVNHVDTPGTLTYVRYPLKPEPGHENEPTEYISVATTRPETILGDTAVAVNPKDPRYANLIGRMAILPVIGREIPIIADEAVDANFGTGAVKVTPAHDPTDFEIGMRHNLPRVQVIGFDAKMTGEAGPYAGQDRYEARKNLVEELKQLELLVKVEEYTVPLGHCQRCDTVIEPLISKQWFVKMTPLATPAMGAVKYGQMKIVPERFNKVYMDWLENIHDWCISRQLWWGHRIPVWYCDDCGEMIASREDVTACPHCASANIHQDEDVLDTWFSSWLWPFSTLGWPDVTADLQRYYPTSVMETGYDIIFFWVARMAMAGIHFMGLIPFHTIYLHGLVRDAKGEKMSKSRNNVVDPIEVMDQYGTDALRFTLATSSTPGNDMKLVPERIVGNRNFANKIWNASRFVLMTTVGIGGGVPDIREVQPTTLADRWILSRLAKLTGRVTALIENFQLGEAGRQINEFFWSDYCDWYVEIAKVQLQGDEEIRRGTAGILRAVLDQSLRLLHPYMPFVTEEVWQYLYRICEPDSSLWPASALIVAPWPQANAEASDDDAEQDFGLLQEVIARIRDARSQMNVEPARRVPVMMAAGSHLEMLRAQAPLIEFLARTEKPQLFEQLDEKPEQAMSLLAGPVEIYLPLAGLLDIGKELERLDKEIAQARQEIARLQGKLANENFVTRAKPEVVEKERERLAVQEERIGKLLERRAELGG; this is translated from the coding sequence CTACTTCAAGCCACGGCCAGGGACGACGGGCAAGACATTTGTCATCAGCATGCCGCCGCCCAATGTAACGGGCGCGCTGCACCTGGGTCATGCGATCACGGCGACTATCGAGGACATCCTGATTCGCTATCATCGCATGATCGGCGACGACACGCTATGGGTGCCGGGCGAGGATCATGCCGGAATCGCGACTCAAGTGGTCGTGGAGCGCCTGCTGGCTTCAGAGGGCACGGACAGGCACAAAGTTGGCCGCGAGGCGTTTATCGAGCGTGTCTGGCAATGGGTCCACAAGTATAAGAGCCGTATCCAGAACCAGCATCGCCGGCTAGGAGCTTCGTGCGATTGGTCGCGCGAGCGCTTCACGCTGGATGAAGGGCTATCGAGAGCAGTGCGCGAAGTGTTTGTGCGCCTCTATGAAGAGGGATTGATTTATCGCGGCGAGCGCATCATCAACTGGTGCCCACATGACATGAGCGCGCTTTCCGATCTTGAAGTCAATCACGTCGATACGCCGGGAACACTGACCTACGTGCGCTACCCGCTGAAGCCGGAACCCGGCCACGAGAACGAGCCAACTGAGTACATCAGCGTCGCCACCACGCGCCCTGAAACCATCCTGGGCGATACCGCCGTGGCCGTCAATCCCAAAGACCCACGCTACGCAAATTTGATCGGGCGTATGGCGATACTGCCGGTAATCGGACGTGAGATACCCATCATTGCCGACGAGGCCGTGGATGCCAACTTCGGTACAGGCGCGGTCAAAGTCACGCCCGCACATGACCCGACCGACTTCGAAATCGGCATGCGTCATAACCTGCCGCGCGTGCAGGTGATCGGCTTCGACGCGAAAATGACCGGGGAGGCCGGCCCATATGCCGGGCAGGACCGCTACGAGGCGCGTAAAAACCTGGTGGAGGAACTGAAACAGCTGGAACTGCTGGTCAAGGTTGAGGAGTATACGGTGCCGCTGGGCCATTGCCAGCGCTGCGATACGGTCATCGAGCCATTGATTTCAAAGCAGTGGTTTGTGAAAATGACGCCGCTGGCAACGCCTGCCATGGGCGCGGTAAAGTATGGCCAGATGAAGATCGTGCCGGAGCGCTTCAATAAGGTCTACATGGACTGGCTGGAGAATATCCACGACTGGTGCATCTCACGGCAACTGTGGTGGGGGCATCGCATTCCCGTCTGGTATTGCGACGACTGCGGCGAGATGATTGCCAGCCGCGAAGACGTGACGGCCTGCCCTCACTGCGCTAGTGCGAATATCCACCAGGACGAGGATGTGCTTGACACGTGGTTCAGTTCATGGCTGTGGCCGTTCAGCACGCTGGGATGGCCGGATGTGACCGCGGATTTGCAGCGCTACTATCCAACATCCGTAATGGAGACCGGCTACGACATCATCTTCTTCTGGGTAGCGCGCATGGCGATGGCCGGCATCCATTTCATGGGACTGATCCCGTTCCATACGATTTACCTGCATGGCCTGGTGCGCGACGCAAAAGGCGAGAAGATGAGCAAGTCCAGGAACAATGTCGTCGATCCCATCGAGGTCATGGACCAGTATGGCACGGATGCGCTGCGCTTCACGCTCGCCACGAGCAGCACGCCGGGCAACGATATGAAACTGGTGCCGGAACGCATCGTTGGTAACCGCAACTTTGCCAACAAAATCTGGAATGCCTCGCGCTTCGTGCTGATGACCACTGTGGGAATCGGTGGGGGTGTGCCGGACATTCGCGAGGTGCAGCCAACGACGCTGGCTGACCGCTGGATTCTCAGCCGCCTGGCAAAGCTGACCGGACGAGTGACGGCGCTGATCGAAAACTTCCAGCTAGGTGAGGCCGGTCGCCAGATCAACGAGTTCTTCTGGTCGGATTACTGCGACTGGTACGTGGAAATCGCCAAAGTGCAGTTGCAGGGCGACGAGGAGATACGGCGCGGTACCGCCGGTATCTTGCGCGCCGTGCTTGACCAGAGCCTGCGCCTGCTGCATCCCTACATGCCGTTCGTGACCGAAGAGGTGTGGCAGTATCTCTATCGGATTTGCGAACCGGATTCCAGTCTCTGGCCGGCTTCAGCATTGATTGTCGCGCCGTGGCCGCAAGCCAATGCTGAGGCTAGCGATGACGATGCGGAGCAGGATTTTGGCCTGCTGCAAGAGGTGATTGCGCGCATCCGCGACGCGCGCAGCCAGATGAACGTCGAGCCAGCGCGCCGCGTGCCTGTGATGATGGCTGCCGGGAGCCACCTGGAGATGTTGCGGGCGCAGGCCCCACTGATCGAGTTCCTGGCGCGTACCGAAAAGCCACAACTATTCGAGCAGCTTGACGAGAAGCCCGAGCAAGCAATGAGCCTGCTGGCCGGACCGGTAGAGATCTACTTGCCATTGGCCGGGCTGCTGGACATCGGCAAAGAACTGGAGCGGCTCGATAAGGAAATCGCCCAGGCGCGGCAAGAGATTGCGCGGCTGCAAGGCAAGCTGGCAAACGAGAATTTTGTGACGAGGGCAAAACCCGAAGTCGTCGAAAAGGAGCGCGAGCGCCTTGCTGTTCAGGAGGAGCGTATCGGTAAGCTGCTGGAACGCAGGGCAGAACTGGGAGGATGA
- a CDS encoding GAF domain-containing protein, with protein sequence MDDESLTEGQNGLSQAHKTIAEQQAEIEQLRSRLANENFTQVLRTALITASTAATIASPVTHSQLLEMIVATAAHILSAQAASLFLIDNHTQELIFEVALGQKADEVKKFRIPLGHGIAGLVAVSGQPMAVANAESDLRQASDVARAVGYVPRNILCVPLVYNDRTIGVLELLDKTGDSSFGIDDMHVLSMFANQAAVAIEQSRMHDSLVPLIVEVLQSAGGIAEQTKEELQQQALDFITAIEESPAYHNAMKLARLIHEISWQGDEELKLCYVILSNFAEYLRARAKATSELGWL encoded by the coding sequence ATGGACGATGAAAGTTTGACTGAAGGCCAGAATGGGTTGAGTCAGGCCCACAAAACCATAGCGGAACAGCAGGCGGAGATCGAGCAACTGCGTTCAAGACTCGCGAATGAGAATTTTACGCAAGTTCTGCGTACAGCGTTAATAACTGCTTCCACAGCAGCCACGATTGCCTCGCCGGTGACACATTCGCAATTGCTGGAGATGATCGTCGCAACTGCCGCGCATATCCTTTCCGCGCAGGCCGCGTCCCTCTTCCTGATCGATAACCATACGCAGGAACTCATCTTTGAAGTGGCTCTTGGGCAGAAAGCGGATGAAGTGAAGAAATTTCGCATCCCGCTGGGTCATGGTATTGCCGGGCTGGTAGCGGTGAGCGGGCAACCAATGGCGGTTGCGAACGCCGAGAGCGACCTGCGCCAGGCCAGCGATGTAGCCCGGGCCGTCGGTTATGTGCCACGCAACATCCTCTGTGTTCCTCTCGTCTACAACGATAGGACTATAGGAGTTCTTGAACTACTCGACAAGACGGGAGATAGCTCTTTCGGCATCGATGATATGCATGTGTTGAGCATGTTCGCGAACCAGGCCGCGGTCGCTATTGAACAATCACGCATGCATGATAGCCTGGTTCCCTTGATCGTCGAAGTGTTGCAGTCAGCCGGTGGCATTGCAGAACAAACGAAGGAAGAGCTCCAGCAGCAAGCGTTAGACTTCATCACGGCTATTGAGGAAAGCCCGGCGTATCACAATGCCATGAAATTAGCCAGGCTGATACACGAAATCTCGTGGCAAGGTGACGAGGAACTCAAATTGTGCTACGTGATTCTCAGCAATTTCGCGGAATATTTGAGGGCGAGGGCGAAAGCTACTTCTGAGCTGGGGTGGCTGTAA
- a CDS encoding S8 family serine peptidase, translating to MITRQPEWSKPFTADALQKLTPVLPLDNITREWAWEGGTGKGVKVAVIDSGIDASHPAIGAPLSGYVTVIEKPEGMLLDTAPHGDSYGHGTACAGIIRSLAPDCELYSIKVLGEGLSGRSTVFAAGLRWAIENGMHACNLSLGTTKKDFYALLHELTDLAYFRNVVLVTAANNMPVPSFPSVYASVISVAAHEGKDPFVFYYNPHPPVEFGAPGIDVRVAWKNGEWLTTTGNSFAAPHITGIIARILSKHPGLTVFQIKAILRALSSNMTRDGSEHQV from the coding sequence ATGATAACGCGACAGCCGGAGTGGAGCAAACCTTTCACCGCCGATGCTCTACAGAAACTCACTCCTGTCCTGCCTCTTGATAACATTACTCGTGAATGGGCCTGGGAAGGAGGCACCGGCAAGGGGGTCAAGGTGGCCGTGATCGATAGCGGAATCGATGCTTCGCACCCCGCTATTGGCGCTCCCCTGAGCGGCTACGTCACTGTCATTGAGAAACCGGAAGGTATGCTGCTCGATACCGCGCCGCATGGGGATTCGTATGGGCATGGCACTGCCTGCGCCGGTATCATCCGCTCGCTTGCCCCAGATTGCGAACTCTATAGCATCAAGGTATTGGGAGAAGGATTGAGCGGGCGCAGCACGGTCTTTGCAGCCGGCCTGCGCTGGGCCATCGAGAACGGCATGCATGCCTGCAATTTGAGCCTGGGAACGACCAAAAAAGACTTCTACGCGCTGCTGCACGAACTGACCGACCTGGCCTACTTCCGTAATGTAGTGCTGGTAACCGCGGCTAATAACATGCCGGTCCCCAGTTTCCCATCGGTCTATGCCTCGGTCATTTCGGTAGCGGCGCACGAGGGAAAAGACCCGTTTGTTTTCTACTATAACCCACATCCGCCGGTAGAATTTGGCGCGCCAGGCATCGATGTACGCGTAGCCTGGAAGAACGGAGAATGGCTCACAACCACGGGCAACAGCTTCGCCGCCCCACATATCACAGGCATCATAGCCAGGATTCTAAGCAAGCATCCCGGATTGACGGTGTTTCAGATCAAAGCCATCTTGCGCGCTTTATCCTCTAATATGACGCGAGATGGCAGCGAGCACCAGGTGTAG
- a CDS encoding MFS transporter gives MISRITILAPLRHRAFSLLFGGQVISDLGDWLDLLALLSLITFTWKLGAGALAALSVALILPSILVAPFAGVWVDRWPRRTVMIACDLARAVVVLGLVWAPNLYVLLALVLAAGIFTSFFDPARQATIRFTVPEDDLLAANSLSQLSTQITKVIGPAIGGVIVLAAGPKAAFVADSLSFLLSAIILSQLPSMQEILRFAQNDMVQARHSEQSEESAGIEAALPSQEEQEEAPKSNFWSEFVAGISYIVHRKVLAIAVGSMMVTIFIIFTFDSLAALSVEQLGLNQAYLGLAVGSVGLGTAIGAVIVGQWGNRFHPLGLIGAGKVMSGVLVAILGLALIIAIRGVGAGWLPIWLLMGLAGAAIFVPYGYILQKETPPQLMGRVSSAAIGLQTFFQVLAPPLGALFATLFGLGYVFAVAGVAMALVGVFVLLVLPQVRAAEAKEDAGVEAPPQAR, from the coding sequence ATGATATCGCGCATTACCATTCTGGCCCCTTTACGACACCGGGCCTTCAGCCTGCTGTTTGGTGGCCAGGTCATCTCTGATCTCGGCGACTGGCTGGATTTGCTGGCGCTGCTCAGCCTGATTACTTTTACCTGGAAGTTGGGGGCGGGAGCTTTGGCCGCGCTCTCGGTGGCCCTCATCCTGCCCTCGATACTGGTAGCGCCTTTCGCCGGCGTATGGGTTGACCGCTGGCCTCGCCGCACCGTAATGATCGCCTGTGACCTGGCGCGGGCGGTTGTGGTGCTTGGGCTGGTGTGGGCCCCAAATCTCTACGTTTTGCTGGCGCTGGTGCTGGCGGCAGGCATATTCACCTCCTTTTTCGACCCCGCGCGCCAGGCTACGATTCGTTTTACAGTGCCGGAGGATGATCTACTGGCAGCAAATTCACTGAGCCAGCTTTCAACGCAAATCACAAAGGTGATTGGCCCGGCTATCGGCGGCGTGATCGTGCTGGCCGCCGGCCCGAAGGCCGCTTTCGTCGCCGACTCGCTCTCCTTCCTGCTCTCCGCCATCATCCTGAGCCAGCTACCGAGTATGCAGGAGATTCTTCGCTTTGCTCAGAATGACATGGTGCAAGCGCGTCATTCTGAGCAAAGCGAAGAATCTGCCGGGATCGAGGCAGCACTACCATCCCAGGAAGAGCAGGAAGAAGCGCCGAAAAGCAATTTCTGGTCCGAGTTCGTGGCCGGAATCAGCTATATCGTGCATCGCAAGGTCCTCGCCATTGCCGTTGGCAGTATGATGGTCACAATTTTCATCATTTTTACCTTTGATTCGCTGGCGGCGCTTTCCGTTGAACAACTGGGACTCAATCAGGCCTACCTGGGGCTGGCCGTCGGATCGGTAGGCCTGGGCACTGCTATTGGCGCGGTAATCGTTGGCCAATGGGGCAATCGCTTTCATCCACTGGGATTGATAGGCGCGGGCAAAGTGATGAGCGGGGTTCTGGTTGCCATCCTTGGTCTGGCGTTGATTATTGCCATCAGGGGCGTGGGCGCCGGGTGGTTGCCAATCTGGCTGCTTATGGGTCTGGCCGGAGCCGCCATCTTCGTACCTTACGGCTATATTTTACAAAAAGAAACGCCGCCCCAGCTGATGGGCCGCGTTTCGTCCGCTGCGATAGGGCTGCAAACGTTTTTTCAGGTGCTGGCCCCGCCGCTTGGCGCGCTCTTCGCCACGCTGTTTGGCCTGGGCTACGTCTTCGCCGTCGCAGGAGTTGCTATGGCCCTGGTTGGTGTCTTCGTTTTGCTGGTGCTTCCCCAGGTGCGGGCTGCTGAGGCAAAGGAAGATGCAGGCGTTGAGGCCCCACCCCAGGCGCGATGA
- a CDS encoding iron-containing redox enzyme family protein, with protein MTTISNSARLRYKIEIVLPELMAAGYALTSNPRLAELYPEYMFTMHSMIRASVPLMEAALRQARAMDENDPVATGVARYLAKHIREEMHHDDWLLDDLEVLGYDRREILQRAPYPSVAAMVGSQYYWIFHYHPVALLGYIAVMEGYPPTLEQVDEQIARTGLPRQAFRTVIKHAHLDPHHRDDLNAALDELPLTQEQASIVGVSAMQTVHLGSQAIRDVVERGMARLAANIA; from the coding sequence ATGACAACAATCAGCAACAGCGCACGATTGCGTTACAAAATTGAAATAGTGCTACCGGAACTGATGGCGGCCGGCTACGCGCTCACCAGCAACCCGCGCCTCGCCGAGCTGTATCCCGAGTACATGTTCACCATGCACTCCATGATCCGCGCCAGCGTTCCCTTGATGGAGGCGGCGCTCCGCCAGGCACGCGCTATGGATGAGAATGATCCTGTAGCTACCGGTGTAGCCAGGTACCTGGCAAAGCATATCCGCGAGGAGATGCATCACGACGATTGGCTGCTAGATGACCTGGAAGTGCTCGGCTACGACCGGCGAGAGATTCTCCAGAGAGCGCCCTATCCTTCGGTAGCGGCCATGGTTGGCTCGCAGTATTACTGGATCTTTCATTACCATCCCGTGGCGCTGCTCGGCTACATCGCGGTGATGGAGGGCTATCCACCGACGTTGGAACAGGTCGATGAGCAAATTGCGCGCACCGGATTGCCGCGCCAGGCCTTCCGCACCGTAATCAAACATGCGCACCTCGATCCTCACCACCGGGATGACCTGAACGCCGCGTTGGACGAGCTGCCGCTGACGCAGGAGCAGGCTTCGATTGTTGGCGTGAGCGCCATGCAGACAGTACACCTTGGTAGCCAGGCTATCCGTGACGTGGTTGAGCGAGGTATGGCCAGGCTCGCAGCTAATATCGCTTGA
- a CDS encoding radical SAM protein — protein MRQLKLDEVGYLRNTRGRSIGLFITDRCPVGCAHCSVDSRPDSPSISDFALFEAIIDEIRNRPEVEMVGITGGEPFVERRGLALATERLADSKHIVIYTSGVWANAEIPDWIRKVLRRASCVFLSTDSFHAASIDDERFIRAARTIAEEAAWMVVQVLDIPAMVQRAERLLDQAFGDRVTDYVEFKRVIPLSAGRGEKIFLSKTGERWPGEVFPACDNVSAQMIRYDGIVTACCNEHVLMGWGSPRLRRQCKTREELREALDLFGADPLLQVVHRMGVGALTMHPKYADLAKKEFRGMCDLCWAMQRRADPLGDRSDRLLNAMAVMGGQIDR, from the coding sequence ATGCGTCAATTGAAATTGGACGAGGTCGGCTACTTGCGCAACACGCGGGGGCGCTCCATCGGCCTGTTCATCACCGACCGTTGTCCTGTTGGTTGCGCGCATTGCTCGGTGGATTCGCGCCCTGATAGCCCCAGCATCAGCGACTTTGCGCTCTTCGAAGCGATCATTGATGAAATTCGGAACAGACCGGAGGTGGAGATGGTCGGCATCACCGGTGGAGAACCCTTCGTTGAGCGCCGCGGGCTGGCGCTGGCAACCGAGCGCCTTGCTGATAGCAAGCATATCGTTATCTACACCAGCGGCGTGTGGGCCAACGCCGAGATCCCGGACTGGATTCGCAAGGTTCTCAGGCGCGCAAGCTGTGTCTTTCTCAGCACCGACTCGTTCCATGCCGCCAGCATCGATGACGAGCGCTTCATCCGTGCGGCGCGTACCATCGCTGAGGAAGCTGCCTGGATGGTCGTTCAGGTGCTGGATATTCCCGCAATGGTGCAGCGGGCCGAACGACTGCTAGATCAGGCCTTTGGCGACCGTGTCACCGACTATGTGGAATTTAAACGGGTCATCCCTCTCTCCGCGGGCAGAGGGGAGAAGATATTCCTCTCGAAAACGGGCGAACGCTGGCCCGGTGAGGTGTTTCCAGCCTGCGATAACGTTTCAGCGCAGATGATTCGCTATGACGGCATTGTTACCGCGTGCTGTAATGAACATGTACTGATGGGCTGGGGATCACCGCGGCTGCGTCGCCAGTGCAAGACAAGAGAGGAACTGCGCGAGGCGCTGGATTTGTTCGGCGCCGATCCATTGCTACAGGTGGTACACAGGATGGGCGTTGGCGCGCTGACGATGCATCCAAAGTACGCGGATCTTGCGAAAAAGGAATTTCGAGGCATGTGCGATCTTTGCTGGGCGATGCAGAGACGCGCAGATCCTCTAGGAGATAGATCAGACCGGCTATTGAATGCCATGGCAGTAATGGGAGGACAGATCGACAGATGA
- a CDS encoding radical SAM protein has product MHVMEIIKLRPIPAAGLFLSLTRRCPLKCAHCSTNSLMTSEQYAGEIFLRFVETFTPANHPQVLMLTGGEALLRPRLVQRLIELAHAAGTRVSLTSGMFFARQQQIPPSIERAIAGLDHFTASLDIFHEQQVPRAAVFRVLKALVERGQDVSIQVVGMDENDPYLADVTADIRRTFNDRVPAYVAPVNAVGRAREWLEEREHYAPLDIAPQPCGLATWPVMTYDGTIIACCNQEVVDGPVPPHLRLGHSLEDDWTTISGRLLQSNLLRAIRVFGPEYIANRHSAGKVDCDGYCSTCYRLADDPAISERLAPLMARQTMRFVERQLVTIQQQRSSFGIQAYQYMLGLGYDPERRELCVN; this is encoded by the coding sequence ATGCACGTCATGGAAATTATAAAATTACGGCCAATACCCGCTGCGGGGCTCTTCCTGTCGCTGACGAGGCGCTGCCCGCTTAAGTGCGCTCACTGCTCCACGAACTCGCTTATGACCAGTGAGCAGTACGCCGGAGAGATATTCCTGCGCTTTGTCGAAACCTTCACGCCGGCTAACCACCCGCAGGTGCTGATGCTCACAGGCGGAGAAGCTTTGTTGCGACCCAGACTGGTCCAGCGGTTAATCGAACTTGCTCACGCGGCAGGTACTCGCGTCTCCTTGACTTCGGGCATGTTCTTTGCGCGCCAGCAGCAGATACCGCCATCCATTGAGCGCGCTATTGCCGGGTTGGACCACTTCACTGCCAGCCTCGACATCTTTCACGAGCAGCAGGTGCCACGGGCCGCTGTGTTTCGCGTTCTGAAGGCACTGGTGGAGCGCGGCCAGGATGTGAGTATCCAGGTGGTCGGGATGGACGAAAACGACCCCTACCTGGCCGATGTCACCGCCGATATCCGGCGCACCTTCAATGACCGCGTCCCAGCATATGTCGCGCCCGTGAACGCGGTAGGACGCGCCAGGGAGTGGTTAGAGGAACGCGAGCACTATGCTCCCTTAGACATTGCTCCCCAGCCGTGCGGACTCGCCACCTGGCCCGTAATGACCTATGATGGAACGATCATCGCCTGCTGCAACCAGGAGGTCGTAGATGGCCCGGTGCCGCCCCATCTCCGCCTCGGACACTCCCTGGAAGACGACTGGACTACCATCTCCGGGCGTTTATTGCAATCAAATCTACTGCGCGCCATTCGTGTCTTTGGTCCCGAATATATCGCGAATCGCCACAGCGCGGGCAAAGTAGACTGCGACGGCTATTGCAGCACCTGCTACAGGCTGGCTGATGATCCGGCGATCTCTGAACGACTCGCACCGCTGATGGCCCGTCAGACCATGCGCTTCGTCGAGCGCCAGCTGGTGACAATCCAGCAGCAACGTTCGAGTTTCGGCATTCAGGCCTACCAGTACATGCTCGGTCTCGGCTACGACCCGGAGAGGAGAGAACTATGCGTCAATTGA
- a CDS encoding aroma-sacti cluster domain-containing protein — translation MPQQLDTNKSLNVLKSAGFTLEQIPGEQVEVLTTLSPGELKILLASKEQIDASILAFQSWPESGVGYFIY, via the coding sequence ATGCCGCAACAACTTGACACAAACAAATCGCTCAATGTTTTAAAGAGCGCCGGGTTCACTCTGGAACAGATACCCGGCGAGCAGGTTGAGGTACTGACTACGCTTTCACCGGGAGAATTGAAGATTCTGCTTGCCAGCAAAGAGCAAATCGATGCAAGCATCCTGGCATTTCAATCGTGGCCGGAGAGTGGAGTAGGCTACTTCATTTATTAG
- a CDS encoding aroma-sacti cluster domain-containing protein, with translation MTQNQPDPIKALEEVGMNTDTMNEEQRLVISSLSPEEVDVLVRTKKRLDEAADVQGYAKGNGNFYY, from the coding sequence ATGACCCAGAATCAACCAGATCCGATCAAGGCTTTGGAAGAGGTTGGTATGAATACCGACACCATGAACGAGGAGCAGCGCCTGGTCATATCCTCACTCAGCCCCGAGGAAGTGGATGTGCTGGTAAGGACGAAAAAGCGTCTGGACGAGGCTGCCGATGTGCAGGGTTACGCCAAGGGTAATGGCAACTTCTATTACTAA